One genomic segment of Hydrocarboniclastica marina includes these proteins:
- a CDS encoding PLP-dependent aminotransferase family protein has translation MTILYSQIADQLQQAFSQGAYQPGDRLPGVRILSRQFGVSISTILQAHQLLEARGYLEARERSGYFVRHPHAQSPVPLVQQDRPRPAPVTAQEMALELLSAAQDKRLVHLGAAVPHADFLPFRQIQQATAWAARQGAQTLDYAFPGNLALRRQLAQRMTGNGCPTGPDELVVTTGCQEALILALRAVTRAGDIVALESPAFPGILSALELLELRAIEIPTDPVTGLSLEGLQLALEQWPIAACIAVPNHNNPLGCRMSDARKQQLVAMLAAANVPLVEDDIYGDLTFGDRRPRPAKAFDTTGHVLYCSSFSKTISPGLRVGWINPGRYREAVLQQKYFTNIASATIPQMAVAHFLEQGGYDRYLRSVRLRYQDSMERLRSAIARWFPDGTAVSRPVGGVVLWVELPPYCSGTTVYHRARAAGISVYPGKMFSTSDRFEHCLRLNAANPWNPTLEKALQTLGEICCGLARESEPVAHDAGRNQTLPEASTLG, from the coding sequence ATGACTATTCTCTACAGCCAGATCGCAGACCAGCTTCAGCAGGCTTTCAGCCAGGGCGCCTACCAGCCGGGCGACCGCCTGCCGGGCGTGCGCATACTCAGCCGCCAGTTCGGCGTCAGCATCTCGACGATTCTGCAGGCCCACCAACTACTGGAAGCGCGCGGCTATCTGGAGGCCCGCGAGCGTAGCGGCTACTTTGTGCGTCATCCTCACGCGCAGTCGCCGGTCCCCCTGGTTCAGCAGGACCGGCCACGGCCCGCCCCGGTAACGGCACAGGAGATGGCGCTGGAGTTACTGTCCGCCGCGCAGGATAAGCGGTTGGTTCACCTGGGCGCCGCGGTGCCCCATGCGGATTTTCTCCCCTTCAGACAAATCCAGCAGGCCACGGCCTGGGCCGCCCGGCAGGGCGCGCAAACGCTCGACTATGCCTTTCCCGGCAACCTGGCTCTGCGCCGGCAGCTGGCCCAGCGGATGACCGGCAATGGCTGTCCCACCGGTCCCGATGAGCTGGTAGTAACGACGGGCTGCCAGGAGGCGCTGATTCTCGCGCTCCGGGCGGTGACGCGCGCTGGTGACATTGTTGCGCTGGAATCGCCGGCTTTTCCGGGCATTCTCTCGGCGCTGGAACTGCTGGAGTTACGGGCTATCGAGATTCCGACCGATCCGGTTACCGGGCTGAGCCTGGAGGGTTTGCAGCTGGCCCTTGAACAGTGGCCCATCGCGGCCTGCATCGCTGTGCCCAATCACAATAATCCGCTGGGCTGTCGCATGAGTGACGCGCGCAAGCAGCAACTGGTTGCCATGCTCGCGGCGGCCAACGTGCCCCTGGTGGAGGACGACATCTACGGCGACCTGACCTTTGGTGACCGGCGCCCGCGCCCGGCCAAAGCCTTCGACACCACCGGGCACGTGCTCTATTGCAGCTCGTTCTCAAAGACGATCTCGCCGGGCCTGCGAGTGGGCTGGATCAACCCGGGGCGCTACCGCGAAGCCGTACTGCAGCAGAAGTACTTCACCAATATCGCCTCAGCGACGATTCCGCAGATGGCGGTCGCGCATTTTCTGGAGCAGGGCGGCTACGACCGTTACCTGCGGTCGGTCAGGTTGCGCTATCAGGATTCCATGGAACGCCTGCGCAGTGCGATTGCGCGCTGGTTCCCGGACGGCACGGCCGTGAGTCGGCCCGTGGGAGGTGTCGTATTGTGGGTTGAGCTGCCACCCTACTGCAGTGGCACAACGGTGTACCACCGGGCCCGCGCGGCGGGTATCAGCGTCTATCCCGGCAAGATGTTCTCAACCAGTGACCGCTTTGAGCACTGCCTGCGGCTCAATGCGGCCAATCCCTGGAACCCGACGCTGGAAAAAGCACTGCAGACGCTGGGTGAGATTTGCTGCGGTTTAGCCAGGGAAAGTGAGCCTGTAGCCCATGATGCGGGTCGGAATCAGACGCTACCGGAGGCGTCTACTCTGGGGTAG
- the fdxA gene encoding ferredoxin FdxA, with product MTFVVTENCIKCKYTDCVEVCPVDCFYEGPNFLVIDPDECIDCALCEPECPAEAIFSEDELPAGQEKFIELNAELSRDWPNITEQKAPPADAEEWDGKSDKLQYLEK from the coding sequence ATGACTTTTGTCGTTACCGAAAATTGCATCAAGTGCAAATACACCGACTGCGTTGAGGTGTGCCCGGTTGATTGTTTTTATGAGGGTCCGAACTTCCTCGTGATTGACCCGGATGAGTGTATCGATTGCGCCCTTTGCGAGCCTGAGTGCCCGGCGGAAGCGATATTCTCGGAGGATGAGTTGCCGGCGGGGCAGGAGAAGTTCATTGAGCTGAACGCTGAGCTCAGCCGCGACTGGCCCAACATCACCGAGCAGAAGGCGCCACCGGCCGACGCGGAAGAGTGGGATGGCAAGAGTGACAAGCTGCAATATCTGGAAAAATAA